One Candidatus Cloacimonadota bacterium genomic window carries:
- a CDS encoding DUF1232 domain-containing protein: MNNNIEQPEVKEFLKAESEKIKEKTVFTDDEKKLKFYEKLRRNILKFVKNKTSKKTGKFTEYLLTLPDFFILLCRLAIDERVTKTQKLLVGGIIGYVIMPIDIIPDFIPIIGYVDDLVLVVLGLNLILNELDQQIIFDNWSGEEDVLELLQKITAIAENFLDKNILGKIKHLLSRIRK; encoded by the coding sequence ATGAATAATAATATCGAGCAACCCGAAGTAAAAGAATTCTTAAAAGCAGAATCCGAAAAGATCAAAGAAAAGACAGTTTTCACGGATGATGAAAAAAAACTGAAATTCTATGAAAAACTTCGGAGAAATATCCTGAAATTTGTGAAAAATAAAACCAGTAAAAAAACTGGAAAATTCACAGAATATCTGCTCACTTTACCTGATTTTTTCATCTTACTTTGCAGGTTAGCGATCGATGAACGAGTAACCAAAACGCAGAAATTGCTTGTAGGTGGGATCATCGGTTATGTTATTATGCCGATCGATATTATTCCGGATTTCATTCCAATAATCGGTTATGTCGATGATCTGGTTCTTGTAGTTTTAGGATTGAACCTGATCCTGAATGAACTCGATCAACAGATCATTTTCGATAATTGGAGCGGGGAAGAGGATGTTCTGGAACTTCTGCAAAAAATAACAGCGATTGCCGAGAATTTCCTTGATAAAAATATTTTGGGAAAGATCAAGCATCTGCTTTCGAGAATTAGGAAGTAA
- the rdgB gene encoding RdgB/HAM1 family non-canonical purine NTP pyrophosphatase encodes MKLLIASRNKDKISEIKDILKDIDLEIITALDFPNLHEVIEDKDTIEENAVKKAAECADFTGLLTIADDTGLFVETLDGEPGVYAARYAGKNCTYKDNRDKLLQNMKDKTNRKAEFRTVAALASPVGLLGTANGKVDGKITHQEIGNQGFGYDAIFRADETGKTFGEMTDKEKHKISHRGRAFRNIIPILKDYLTQTPCL; translated from the coding sequence ATGAAATTATTAATCGCATCTAGAAACAAAGATAAAATATCTGAAATAAAAGATATTTTGAAAGATATTGATCTCGAGATCATAACCGCTCTCGATTTCCCAAATCTTCACGAAGTGATCGAAGATAAAGACACGATCGAGGAAAATGCCGTCAAAAAAGCGGCTGAATGTGCAGATTTCACCGGACTTCTGACCATCGCTGATGATACCGGATTGTTTGTCGAAACTTTAGATGGAGAACCCGGAGTTTATGCAGCCAGATATGCCGGAAAAAATTGTACTTACAAAGATAATCGAGATAAATTACTTCAAAATATGAAAGATAAAACTAACCGGAAAGCAGAATTCCGAACAGTTGCTGCGCTTGCTTCTCCAGTTGGATTACTGGGAACTGCTAACGGAAAAGTTGACGGCAAAATCACTCATCAAGAAATTGGAAACCAGGGTTTCGGATATGATGCGATCTTTCGAGCAGATGAAACAGGAAAAACATTCGGTGAAATGACTGATAAAGAAAAACACAAGATCAGTCATCGCGGGAGAGCGTTTCGGAATATAATTCCGATATTGAAGGATTATTTAACACAAACACCTTGTTTGTGA